A single region of the Kineosporiaceae bacterium SCSIO 59966 genome encodes:
- a CDS encoding RNB domain-containing ribonuclease produces the protein MYWSKVTVRRGVTAAPDGHLLPPDVGLAASLEQLRRELGIVEAFPPEVLAEAERTAGSPDLPDTDWRDLELVTIDPPGATDLDQALHLERRGTGYRLRYAIADVPAFVPPGSAFDLEARRRGQTMYAPDRRVPLHPEVVSEDAASLLPGKDRPALVWVIDLDADGRTMDVDLVRAVVRSRAQLTYEQVQADLDAGRAPSGVDLLAEVGRLRAGLERERGGATLAIPDQEVVCGPDGCRLRFRPPLPVEDWNAQVSLMTGMAAAEVMLDGGIGLLRTMPAPDERTLARFRRQGRALGVIWPEGTPFGEMLNSLDPQDPRQLALLHESVVLFRGAGYTPFDGAPPEQREQAAVAASYAHVTAPLRRLVDRFTLTVCHALLTGAPVPDWARAALPELPARMAESDRVANALDRGAVDAAEAAVLAGRVGETFEAVVVDVDSRGGGEIQLADPPVLARCDGDLELGAEVTVRLDSADVAARTVRFSL, from the coding sequence ATGTACTGGAGCAAGGTGACGGTGCGTCGTGGGGTAACGGCTGCTCCGGACGGCCACCTCCTGCCGCCGGACGTCGGACTCGCCGCCAGCCTGGAGCAGCTGCGGCGCGAGCTGGGAATCGTCGAGGCCTTCCCACCAGAGGTGCTGGCCGAGGCAGAGCGCACGGCGGGATCGCCGGACCTGCCGGACACGGACTGGCGAGACCTCGAGCTGGTGACGATCGACCCGCCCGGCGCCACCGACCTGGACCAGGCCCTGCACCTGGAGCGTCGCGGCACCGGGTACCGCCTCCGGTACGCCATCGCCGACGTGCCGGCCTTCGTGCCGCCGGGCTCCGCGTTCGACCTTGAGGCGCGCCGCCGCGGGCAGACGATGTACGCGCCGGACCGGCGCGTGCCCTTGCACCCCGAGGTCGTCAGCGAGGACGCCGCGAGCCTCCTGCCCGGCAAGGACCGGCCCGCACTCGTCTGGGTCATCGACCTCGACGCGGACGGGCGGACCATGGACGTCGACCTGGTCCGGGCGGTGGTCCGCAGCCGCGCCCAGCTCACCTACGAGCAGGTGCAGGCTGACCTGGACGCCGGCCGCGCGCCGTCCGGAGTGGACCTGCTCGCCGAGGTCGGTCGGTTGCGCGCAGGGCTGGAGCGCGAGCGAGGTGGCGCCACCCTGGCGATCCCCGACCAGGAGGTGGTCTGCGGACCGGACGGCTGCCGGCTGCGGTTCCGGCCGCCGCTGCCGGTGGAGGACTGGAACGCCCAGGTCTCCCTGATGACCGGGATGGCGGCGGCCGAGGTCATGCTGGACGGTGGGATCGGTCTGCTGCGCACCATGCCGGCGCCGGACGAGCGCACGCTCGCGCGGTTCCGCCGACAGGGCCGGGCGCTCGGCGTCATCTGGCCGGAGGGGACACCGTTCGGCGAGATGCTGAACTCGCTCGACCCGCAGGATCCCCGGCAGCTGGCGCTGCTGCACGAGTCCGTCGTGCTGTTCCGCGGCGCCGGTTACACGCCGTTCGACGGGGCGCCGCCGGAGCAGCGCGAGCAGGCGGCCGTTGCCGCTTCGTACGCCCACGTCACCGCTCCGCTGCGCCGGCTCGTCGACCGGTTCACCCTCACCGTCTGCCACGCCCTGCTCACCGGGGCGCCGGTGCCGGACTGGGCGCGCGCCGCGCTGCCCGAGCTGCCGGCGCGGATGGCGGAGTCCGACCGGGTCGCCAACGCGCTGGACCGCGGAGCCGTCGACGCCGCCGAGGCGGCCGTGCTCGCTGGTCGCGTGGGGGAGACCTTCGAGGCGGTCGTCGTCGACGTCGACAGCCGTGGTGGTGGGGAGATCCAGCTCGCGGACCCGCCGGTGCTCGCGCGCTGCGACGGGGACCTCGAGCTGGGGGCCGAGGTGACCGTGCGCCTCGACAGCGCGGACGTCGCCGCCCGGACCGTCCGCTTCTCCCTGTGA
- a CDS encoding IS1380 family transposase, with product MKQRSRFYPRLHVDTTGTGGVGHGGGTVITETVATTGLDAALSQALAPWRKPLAIHDPAKVVLDLAVSLVLGGDCLADVAVLRAAPEVYGPVASDPTVSRTISALAQDAPAALKAINAARQVARTTAWRLAGRHAPDAGTSRDRPLVIDLDATLVTSHSEKESAAPTFKRGYGFHPLCSFVDHGADGTGEPLSVLLRPGNAGSNTAADHITVTREALRQLPSHHKGTRAGRKVLIRTDAAGATHEFLNWVVSQRLSYSVGFTLPADFEPTLKLIPKQAWTPAYDGDGDVREGAWVTEVTHLLDLSTWPKGMRVIIRKERPHPGAQLRITDVDGHRVTAFATNTGPGGLGTQLADLELRHRRRARAEDRIRCAKDTGLANLPLHDFAQNQIWCAIVALAAELTAWMQMLALTGHDARRWEPKRLRLRLFTVPATLARTGRRVVLHVKTTAPWGHLVDDGVRQLRALAAPG from the coding sequence GTGAAGCAGCGTAGCCGGTTCTATCCGCGTCTCCACGTCGACACGACCGGTACCGGTGGGGTCGGCCACGGCGGCGGAACGGTGATCACCGAGACGGTCGCCACGACCGGGCTGGATGCGGCGCTGTCGCAGGCGCTGGCGCCGTGGCGCAAGCCGCTGGCGATCCACGATCCGGCCAAGGTGGTACTGGACCTGGCGGTCAGCCTGGTGCTCGGCGGGGACTGCCTGGCCGACGTCGCGGTGCTGCGCGCCGCACCTGAGGTGTACGGCCCGGTCGCGTCGGACCCGACGGTGTCACGGACGATCAGCGCGCTGGCCCAGGACGCCCCCGCAGCACTGAAGGCGATCAATGCGGCGCGGCAGGTCGCGCGCACGACGGCGTGGCGGCTGGCCGGCAGGCATGCTCCGGACGCCGGCACCAGCAGGGACCGGCCGCTGGTCATCGACTTGGACGCCACGCTGGTGACCTCGCACAGCGAGAAGGAGTCCGCCGCGCCGACCTTCAAACGGGGATACGGCTTCCACCCGTTGTGCTCGTTCGTCGACCATGGGGCCGACGGGACCGGGGAGCCGCTGTCGGTGCTGCTGCGGCCCGGGAACGCCGGTTCGAACACCGCCGCCGACCACATCACCGTCACCCGCGAGGCGTTGCGGCAGCTGCCGTCCCACCACAAGGGCACCCGGGCCGGGCGCAAGGTGCTGATCCGCACCGACGCCGCCGGGGCCACCCACGAGTTCCTGAACTGGGTCGTGTCCCAACGCTTGTCGTACTCGGTCGGGTTCACCCTGCCGGCCGACTTCGAGCCGACTTTGAAGCTGATTCCGAAGCAGGCGTGGACCCCCGCCTACGACGGCGACGGTGACGTCCGCGAGGGAGCCTGGGTCACCGAGGTCACCCACCTCCTGGATCTGTCGACGTGGCCGAAAGGCATGCGGGTCATCATCCGCAAAGAACGCCCGCACCCCGGCGCGCAGCTGCGCATCACCGACGTCGACGGGCACCGGGTCACCGCGTTCGCCACCAACACCGGCCCCGGCGGCCTGGGCACCCAGCTGGCCGACCTGGAACTGCGGCACCGCCGCCGGGCTCGCGCCGAGGACCGCATCCGCTGCGCCAAGGACACCGGTCTGGCGAACCTGCCGCTGCACGACTTCGCGCAGAACCAGATCTGGTGCGCCATCGTCGCTCTCGCCGCGGAGCTCACCGCGTGGATGCAGATGCTGGCTCTCACCGGGCACGACGCCCGGCGCTGGGAGCCCAAACGGCTACGACTGCGGTTGTTCACCGTCCCGGCCACCCTGGCACGCACCGGCCGCCGGGTCGTCCTGCACGTCAAGACGACCGCGCCCTGGGGACACCTCGTCGACGACGGCGTCCGCCAACTCCGTGCCCTCGCCGCCCCCGGGTGA
- a CDS encoding reverse transcriptase-like protein, which yields MTGRRLVVEADGGSRGNPGPAGFGAVVRDAETGEVLDEVAAAIGTATNNVAEYSGLVAGLRAVAAIDPAATVEVRMDSKLVVEQMSGRWKVKHEDMRRLAREAAQVLPAGQVTYTWVPRERNTAADRLANAAMDAAARGERWTRETRRGDDVPRLRS from the coding sequence GTGACCGGGCGCCGACTTGTCGTCGAGGCCGACGGCGGCTCCCGCGGCAACCCTGGACCTGCCGGGTTCGGTGCCGTCGTCCGGGACGCCGAGACCGGCGAGGTCCTCGACGAGGTCGCCGCCGCCATCGGCACGGCGACGAACAACGTGGCCGAGTACTCCGGTCTCGTCGCCGGGCTGCGCGCCGTCGCCGCCATCGACCCCGCCGCCACGGTGGAGGTCAGGATGGACTCCAAGCTGGTGGTGGAGCAGATGTCCGGCCGGTGGAAGGTCAAGCACGAGGACATGCGGCGCCTCGCGCGCGAGGCGGCGCAGGTGCTGCCGGCCGGTCAGGTGACGTACACGTGGGTGCCGCGGGAGCGGAACACCGCCGCGGACCGGTTGGCCAACGCGGCGATGGACGCCGCGGCGCGCGGCGAGCGGTGGACCCGCGAGACCCGCCGCGGTGACGACGTCCCGCGCCTCCGCTCGTGA
- the aceE gene encoding pyruvate dehydrogenase (acetyl-transferring), homodimeric type: MPGQLPDIDPEETQEWLESLDGAIDERGRQRARYLMLSLLQRARERHVGVPSLVATDYVNTIPPESEPWFPGDEEVERRYRAWIRWNAAVMVHRAQRPEISVGGHISTYASSATLYEVGFNHFFRGKDHPGGGDHVFVQGHASPGIYARAFLEGRLGEEHLDGFRQEHSMPHGLPSYPHPRLMPDFWEFPTVSMGLGPMNAVYQAEFNKYLHARGIKDTSQQHVWAFLGDGEMDEPESRGLLHVAADHELDNLTFVVNANLQRLDGPVRGNGKIIQELEQFFRGAGWNVIKVIWGREWDPLLAADRDGALVNLMNVTPDGDFQTYKAESGAFVREHFFGRDPRTRRMVEKMSDEEIWNLKRGGHDYRKVYAAYKAAMAHTGQPTVIIAKTIKGYGLGPHFAGRNATHQMKKLTLEDLKLLRDSLRIPVSDAQLEENPYLPPYYHPGPDAPEVQYLLERRHKLGGFVPERRARATTLHLPAEDAYQVVKRGSGKQQVATTMAFVRLLKDLMKDKEFGERVVPIIPDEARTFGMDSFFPTAKIYNPHGQRYVSVDRELMLSYKESESGQILHVGINEGGASAAFIAAGTSYATHGEPMVPVYIFYSMFGFQRTGDNLWAAGDQMTRGFLLGATAGRTTLTGEGLQHADGHSLLLASTNPAVVAYDPAYAYEIGHIVRAGLERMYGQEGEDVDRNVYYYLTVYNEPMVQPPEPQDVDVEGIVRGLHKVSPAMGSGDRPRVQLLASGVAVPWALEAQELLGKDFGVDADVWSVTSWNELRRDGLACDEWAFDHPGEQAPVPFVAQRLGDAPGPVVAVSDWMRAVPDQIRQYVPQEYVSLGTDGFGFSDTRPAARRYFHVDGPSIAYQALRVLESRGEVDTGVAAKAYERYRLDDVTAGTTGTAGGDA, encoded by the coding sequence ATGCCGGGACAGCTGCCGGACATCGACCCCGAGGAGACCCAGGAGTGGCTGGAGTCGCTCGACGGGGCCATCGACGAGCGTGGGCGGCAACGAGCCAGGTACCTCATGCTCAGCCTGCTCCAGCGCGCACGCGAGCGGCACGTCGGTGTCCCGAGCCTGGTGGCCACCGACTACGTCAACACCATCCCGCCGGAGTCCGAGCCGTGGTTCCCCGGTGACGAGGAGGTGGAGCGGCGCTACCGCGCCTGGATCCGGTGGAACGCCGCGGTCATGGTGCACCGAGCGCAGCGGCCGGAGATCTCCGTCGGCGGCCACATCTCGACGTACGCGTCGTCCGCGACCCTGTACGAGGTCGGGTTCAACCACTTCTTCCGCGGCAAGGACCACCCCGGCGGCGGGGACCACGTGTTCGTCCAGGGGCACGCCTCCCCGGGCATCTACGCCCGTGCCTTCCTCGAGGGCCGGCTCGGCGAGGAGCACCTCGACGGGTTCCGCCAGGAGCACTCGATGCCGCACGGGCTGCCGTCCTACCCGCACCCCAGGCTGATGCCGGACTTCTGGGAGTTCCCGACGGTCTCCATGGGCCTGGGCCCGATGAACGCCGTCTACCAGGCCGAGTTCAACAAGTACCTGCACGCCCGCGGGATCAAGGACACCTCCCAGCAGCACGTCTGGGCCTTCCTCGGCGACGGCGAGATGGACGAGCCGGAGAGCCGCGGCCTGCTGCACGTCGCCGCGGACCACGAGCTGGACAACCTGACGTTCGTGGTCAACGCCAACCTTCAGCGCCTCGACGGCCCCGTCCGCGGCAACGGCAAGATCATCCAGGAGCTAGAGCAGTTCTTCCGCGGCGCCGGCTGGAACGTCATCAAGGTGATCTGGGGCCGCGAGTGGGACCCGCTGCTGGCCGCCGACCGCGACGGCGCGCTCGTCAACCTCATGAACGTCACCCCGGACGGAGACTTCCAGACGTACAAGGCGGAGAGCGGGGCGTTCGTCCGCGAGCACTTCTTCGGCCGCGACCCGCGGACCCGGCGCATGGTCGAGAAGATGAGCGACGAGGAGATCTGGAACCTCAAGCGCGGTGGTCACGACTACCGCAAGGTCTACGCCGCGTACAAGGCCGCGATGGCGCACACCGGCCAGCCGACGGTCATCATCGCCAAGACCATCAAGGGATACGGCCTGGGGCCGCACTTCGCCGGCCGCAACGCCACCCACCAGATGAAGAAGCTCACCCTCGAGGACCTCAAGCTGCTCCGGGACAGCCTGCGCATCCCGGTCAGCGACGCCCAGCTCGAGGAGAACCCGTACCTGCCGCCGTACTACCACCCCGGACCCGATGCGCCCGAGGTCCAGTACCTGCTCGAGCGGCGCCACAAGCTCGGCGGCTTCGTGCCCGAGCGACGGGCACGTGCGACGACGCTGCACCTGCCCGCCGAGGACGCCTACCAGGTCGTCAAGCGCGGCTCGGGCAAGCAGCAGGTCGCCACGACGATGGCGTTCGTCCGGCTGCTCAAGGACCTCATGAAGGACAAGGAGTTCGGCGAGCGGGTGGTGCCCATCATCCCGGACGAGGCCAGGACCTTCGGGATGGACTCCTTCTTCCCGACGGCGAAGATCTACAACCCGCACGGCCAGCGCTACGTGTCGGTGGACCGGGAGCTCATGCTCTCCTACAAGGAGTCCGAGTCCGGTCAGATCCTGCACGTCGGGATCAACGAGGGCGGGGCGAGCGCCGCGTTCATCGCCGCCGGCACTTCCTACGCCACGCACGGCGAACCGATGGTGCCCGTCTACATCTTCTACTCGATGTTCGGCTTCCAGCGGACCGGGGACAACCTGTGGGCCGCCGGGGACCAGATGACCCGCGGGTTCCTCCTCGGAGCCACCGCAGGCCGCACGACGCTGACCGGCGAGGGGCTCCAGCACGCCGACGGCCACTCGCTGCTGCTCGCCTCGACCAACCCGGCCGTCGTCGCCTACGACCCGGCGTACGCCTACGAGATCGGCCACATCGTGCGGGCCGGTCTGGAGCGGATGTACGGCCAGGAGGGCGAGGACGTCGACCGGAACGTCTACTACTACCTCACCGTCTACAACGAGCCGATGGTGCAGCCGCCGGAACCGCAGGACGTGGACGTCGAAGGCATCGTCCGAGGCCTGCACAAGGTGAGTCCGGCCATGGGCAGCGGCGACCGGCCACGCGTCCAGCTGCTCGCCTCCGGGGTCGCGGTGCCGTGGGCGCTGGAGGCCCAGGAGCTGCTCGGCAAGGACTTCGGCGTCGACGCCGACGTCTGGAGCGTGACGTCGTGGAACGAGCTGCGCCGCGACGGGCTGGCTTGCGACGAGTGGGCGTTCGACCACCCCGGTGAGCAGGCACCGGTGCCGTTCGTCGCTCAGCGGCTGGGTGACGCTCCTGGCCCGGTCGTCGCGGTCAGTGACTGGATGCGCGCCGTCCCGGACCAGATCCGCCAGTACGTGCCGCAGGAGTACGTCTCGCTGGGCACCGACGGCTTCGGGTTCTCCGACACCCGTCCCGCTGCTCGTCGGTACTTCCACGTCGACGGGCCGTCCATCGCCTACCAGGCGCTGCGCGTACTGGAGTCCCGCGGCGAGGTGGACACCGGGGTGGCGGCCAAGGCGTACGAGCGGTACCGCCTGGACGACGTGACCGCGGGGACGACGGGTACCGCGGGCGGCGACGCCTGA
- a CDS encoding DUF3052 domain-containing protein yields MGATADAAAGQAVATKLGFRPGQVVQEIGYDDDVDHDLRDAVEDVTGGELLDEETDEVVDTVLLWWRDGDGDLVDALVDALTSLADGGTVWLLTPKPGRPGHVEASDIEEAAPTAGLHATSTVSACPDWSGTRLSTRNRR; encoded by the coding sequence GTGGGTGCGACCGCGGACGCCGCGGCCGGTCAGGCCGTGGCGACCAAGCTGGGCTTCCGGCCCGGCCAGGTGGTGCAGGAGATCGGGTACGACGACGACGTCGACCACGACCTGCGGGACGCCGTCGAGGACGTCACCGGGGGCGAGCTCCTCGACGAGGAGACCGACGAGGTCGTCGACACGGTGCTGCTGTGGTGGCGGGACGGGGACGGGGACCTCGTCGACGCGCTGGTCGACGCGCTCACCTCCCTGGCCGACGGTGGCACCGTGTGGCTGCTCACGCCCAAGCCGGGCCGGCCCGGCCACGTCGAGGCCTCCGACATCGAGGAGGCGGCCCCCACCGCGGGCCTGCACGCGACCTCGACGGTGAGCGCGTGCCCGGACTGGTCCGGTACCCGGCTCTCCACCCGCAACCGCCGCTGA
- a CDS encoding YjbQ family protein gives MLTTLIEVRTGDAEQVVDITARCAELAAEAGAVDGLLNVFVPHATAGVAVLETGSGSDTDLLAVLRVLLPPEGPRGEGWRHHHGSVGHGRDHVLPALVSPSVTVPVLDGRLALGTWQSVCLVDTNVDNRVRQVRISLLTG, from the coding sequence ATGCTCACGACCCTGATCGAGGTGCGTACCGGCGACGCCGAGCAGGTCGTCGACATCACCGCTCGGTGCGCGGAGCTCGCCGCCGAGGCCGGTGCCGTCGACGGGCTGCTCAACGTCTTCGTCCCGCACGCCACCGCCGGAGTCGCCGTGCTGGAGACCGGGTCGGGCTCGGACACCGACCTGCTGGCGGTCCTGCGGGTGCTGCTGCCGCCGGAGGGGCCGCGCGGAGAAGGCTGGCGGCACCACCACGGGTCAGTAGGCCACGGCCGTGACCACGTGCTGCCGGCACTCGTCTCCCCGTCGGTGACGGTCCCCGTGCTCGACGGCCGCCTCGCCCTGGGCACCTGGCAGTCGGTCTGCCTCGTCGACACCAACGTCGACAACCGAGTCCGTCAGGTCCGGATCTCGCTGCTCACGGGCTGA
- a CDS encoding peroxide stress protein YaaA, with the protein MLVLLPPSESKAAGRRGAAVRVEDLSFPELTEARLEVLTALEQVSRRDDALAVLGAGPSLAAEVARNTALRSAPALPVAELYTGVLFDALALRDLPERARRRARSRLVVVSALWGALRPGDRVPAYRLAMGTDLPGIGGLAGYWRPRLAAPLDAYSAGRLVVDCRSSDYAAAWRPAGEAVAVRVLRERDGRRSVVSHMAKRTRGLVARHLLSREGREPCTVGELVDAVSEVLTCEPAEDGTRLDVVVPG; encoded by the coding sequence GTGCTCGTGCTGCTCCCGCCGTCCGAGAGCAAGGCTGCCGGACGGCGCGGGGCCGCCGTCCGGGTCGAGGACCTGTCCTTCCCTGAGCTGACCGAGGCCCGGCTCGAGGTGCTGACGGCACTGGAGCAGGTCAGTCGGCGGGACGACGCCCTGGCGGTTCTCGGTGCAGGCCCGTCGCTGGCGGCGGAGGTGGCCCGGAACACGGCCCTGCGCTCCGCGCCGGCCCTGCCGGTGGCGGAGCTCTACACCGGGGTGCTGTTCGACGCGCTGGCCCTGCGGGACCTGCCGGAGCGGGCTCGGCGCCGAGCCCGGTCCCGGCTGGTCGTCGTCAGCGCGCTGTGGGGGGCGCTGCGGCCCGGGGACCGGGTGCCGGCGTACCGGCTGGCCATGGGCACCGACCTGCCGGGGATCGGCGGGCTGGCCGGCTACTGGCGCCCGAGGCTGGCGGCCCCGTTGGACGCGTACTCGGCCGGACGGCTCGTCGTCGACTGCCGGTCGAGCGACTACGCGGCGGCGTGGCGGCCGGCAGGTGAAGCGGTGGCGGTCCGGGTGCTCCGCGAGCGTGACGGCCGGCGCAGCGTCGTCTCGCACATGGCCAAACGCACCCGGGGACTGGTGGCGCGGCACCTGCTGTCCCGCGAGGGCCGCGAGCCGTGCACCGTCGGTGAGCTTGTCGACGCCGTCAGCGAGGTGCTCACCTGCGAGCCCGCCGAGGACGGCACCCGCCTGGACGTCGTCGTCCCCGGCTGA
- a CDS encoding Nif3-like dinuclear metal center hexameric protein: MTPAASSPSARSTDHPTLGDVVAVLDRLYPPGQAEPWDAVGLVCGDPAATVRKVLLAVDPVAEVVQEALEWGAELVVTHHPLLLRPVHSVAATTAKGRVVHDLVRGGSALFVAHTNADSARPGVSDALARVLGLEDLHPLSARPVDPLDKVVVFVPTPDAETLVDALAAAGAGEIGDYRRCAWTTTGTGTFLPGEGASPAVGEVGRVERVEETRVEMVLPRHRRDAVVAALRGAHPYEEPAFDLLELAAWSSPQGIGRVGQLRRPLRLAELADVVAAALPHTAQGVRVAGHPDDVVRRVAVCGGSGDSLFDAVRASGADAYVTADLRHHPASEARETAAGGAPALIDVSHWASEWPWLHGAAERLAAELAATGTTVETRVSERRTDPWTFRVPSSGGLVR, translated from the coding sequence GTGACCCCGGCCGCCTCCTCGCCCAGTGCCCGTTCCACCGACCATCCCACGCTCGGCGACGTCGTCGCCGTCCTCGACCGTCTCTACCCGCCCGGTCAGGCCGAGCCCTGGGACGCCGTCGGGCTGGTCTGCGGTGACCCGGCCGCCACCGTCCGCAAGGTGCTGCTCGCCGTCGACCCGGTCGCCGAGGTCGTCCAGGAGGCGCTGGAGTGGGGCGCTGAGCTGGTGGTCACCCACCACCCGCTGCTGCTGCGACCGGTGCACTCCGTGGCTGCCACGACGGCCAAGGGGCGAGTCGTGCACGACCTCGTCCGCGGCGGGTCCGCGTTGTTCGTCGCCCACACGAACGCCGACAGCGCACGCCCCGGCGTCTCGGACGCCCTCGCCCGGGTACTCGGCCTGGAGGACCTCCACCCGTTGTCCGCGCGGCCGGTGGACCCGCTGGACAAGGTGGTCGTGTTCGTCCCCACCCCGGACGCCGAGACTCTCGTCGACGCGCTCGCCGCGGCTGGGGCCGGCGAGATCGGGGACTACCGCCGCTGCGCCTGGACGACGACCGGCACCGGCACCTTCCTGCCCGGGGAGGGTGCGTCGCCGGCGGTCGGCGAGGTGGGCCGGGTGGAGAGGGTCGAGGAGACCCGCGTGGAGATGGTGCTGCCGCGGCACCGTCGCGACGCCGTCGTCGCCGCGCTTCGCGGCGCGCACCCCTACGAGGAGCCGGCGTTCGACCTGCTCGAGCTCGCGGCCTGGTCCTCCCCGCAGGGCATCGGGCGGGTGGGGCAGCTGCGCCGGCCGTTGCGACTGGCCGAGCTGGCCGACGTCGTGGCCGCAGCGCTGCCGCACACGGCTCAGGGGGTGCGGGTCGCTGGTCACCCCGATGACGTCGTGCGCCGGGTCGCGGTCTGCGGCGGGTCCGGGGACAGCCTGTTCGACGCCGTGCGGGCCAGCGGCGCCGACGCCTACGTCACCGCGGACCTGCGGCACCACCCGGCGTCCGAGGCGCGGGAGACGGCAGCGGGTGGCGCGCCGGCGCTCATCGACGTGTCGCACTGGGCCAGTGAGTGGCCCTGGCTGCACGGGGCGGCCGAGCGGCTGGCCGCGGAGCTCGCGGCCACCGGCACTACGGTGGAGACGCGGGTCAGCGAACGGCGCACCGACCCGTGGACGTTCCGCGTGCCGAGCTCGGGAGGACTTGTCCGATGA
- a CDS encoding DUF2157 domain-containing protein, with protein MITEEADEPLPRRLGRWVDNGLLTAEQAGQIEAYEATRGGATEVAARDATATGAADAPAPPDPPGSRPPSLVVEALGYLGGVLVLVAGLLLGAQLWEEIPDAGRAVLLAGVAVLLLVGGGTVPVRLGDAGRRLRSVLWTLAVVAAGGTLGVLGSEVLDLDGDLVALLVFGGTAALAALLWWGERTSLLQTVLLGALVGTVVALVVLAEPREPTVLFVAVYVLGLAWATAGHLERVTPGRTARVLGAVTMLLAVQPVLDATWGLLLGLATVAALVAYAVRAGALVLLVAGSVGMLTVVPRAVEVWFPGRLSVPAVLLVLGALLVAAAVGTARRRAGRGGGIA; from the coding sequence GTGATCACCGAGGAGGCGGACGAGCCGCTGCCGCGACGGCTGGGACGCTGGGTGGACAACGGCCTGCTGACCGCTGAGCAGGCCGGGCAGATCGAGGCGTACGAGGCAACTCGCGGCGGCGCCACAGAGGTCGCCGCACGCGACGCGACCGCTACCGGCGCAGCGGACGCTCCGGCACCGCCGGACCCGCCGGGGTCGCGGCCGCCGAGTCTCGTCGTCGAGGCCCTCGGCTACCTCGGTGGAGTGCTCGTACTGGTGGCCGGGCTGCTCCTGGGAGCCCAGCTGTGGGAGGAGATCCCGGACGCCGGCCGCGCGGTGCTGCTGGCCGGGGTGGCAGTGCTGCTGCTCGTCGGCGGAGGTACCGTGCCGGTCCGCCTGGGCGACGCCGGACGGCGGCTGCGCTCGGTGCTGTGGACCCTCGCCGTCGTGGCGGCCGGCGGGACTCTCGGCGTCCTCGGCTCCGAGGTGCTCGACCTGGACGGCGACCTCGTAGCACTGCTCGTGTTCGGTGGCACGGCGGCGCTCGCCGCGCTGCTGTGGTGGGGGGAACGCACCTCCCTCCTGCAGACGGTGCTGCTGGGCGCGCTGGTCGGCACGGTCGTCGCTCTCGTCGTCCTCGCGGAGCCGCGCGAGCCGACGGTGCTGTTTGTCGCCGTGTACGTCCTCGGTCTGGCCTGGGCCACCGCCGGCCACCTGGAGCGGGTGACCCCGGGACGCACCGCCCGGGTGCTCGGGGCGGTGACGATGCTGCTCGCCGTCCAGCCCGTGCTGGACGCCACGTGGGGGCTCCTGCTCGGCCTCGCGACGGTCGCCGCGCTGGTGGCTTACGCGGTCCGGGCAGGCGCACTCGTCCTGCTTGTCGCCGGCTCCGTCGGCATGCTTACCGTCGTGCCGCGCGCCGTCGAGGTGTGGTTCCCCGGCCGGCTCAGCGTGCCGGCCGTTCTGCTCGTCCTGGGCGCGCTGCTCGTCGCGGCAGCGGTGGGAACTGCCCGCCGCCGCGCCGGCCGGGGTGGCGGGATTGCATGA